Part of the Sphingobacteriaceae bacterium genome, GTTAAGGATGTAATTAACTTTGGCATTAAGATCATAGAAGTAATAAGAAGTGCCTTTAAAATCCGATTTATCCAGCCAGGGTTTAGCTAAAATATCAATATACGTTCTTCTGCCGCTGATTAAAAAAGAACTTTTGTTTTTTACAATTGGTCCTTGAATCGTTAAACGTGATGATATTAATCCGATTCCGCCGTTTACTTCAAATTCCTGATTATTTCCATCTTTCATGGTAATATCGAGTACAGAAGATAATCTACCTCCATATTGCGCAGGCATGCCTCCTTTGGTGAGATTCACATTTTTTATGGCATCACCATTAAAAACCGAAAAGAAGCCCATTAAATGCGATGCGTTGTAAATGGGTGCTTCATCTAATAAAATTAAATTTTGATCAGGACCACCACCTCTAACATAAAAGCCGGTATTACCATCACCGGCATTTTTTACGCCGGGCAATAATTGTATGGTTTTAAGAATATCAACTTCTCCCATAAAAGCCGGAATTTTTTTTATTTCGGCCATGTCTAAATTCACACTGCCCATTTGTGTGTTACTCACATTTTCATTTCCGCCTTTTGTAGTTATTTCAATTTCGTCGAGTTGATTTTGGGCGGGTGAGCAAGCGATATTCAATTTAATATTTTTATCGAGCTCAATTATCTGCTCAATATTTTTATAACCGATATAGCTTACTTGTAAGGTGTATATCCCCTTTATGGCATTCAGTGAAAAAAATCCGTAAGCATTGGTGAAAACCGCCTTGTTCGTTTCTTTCAAAAGAACCGTTGCGCCAATAAGGGTTTCACCGTTGCTTGCATCTTTTATCGTTCCACTGATAGAAAAATTTTGCGCATGACAATTAAAAACACTCAATAATATAAATATACAAAACAGATTTTTCAAGCCACACAAAATTACAATTTTTAGGTCTTTCTTCGCTTAATTAACTAAAAGATTGTGCTTATGATTTTAACTTTGATTACTCATTTTCATTACTTATCTTTAATATGCTAATTGCATTCATGCGTTTATGATTAAAGATTTGGCTGTAAAAATTAAAAAATCAACCAGCATCCTTAAAATAGGATTGGTGTTTTTTACTATCGCATCTTTTCATGCTCAAAACCGAAAGCTAGATAGTTTAAAGAGCTTATTAAATGACCCCATTGATTCAACGCGAGCCAAGGCGCACAACTCATTAGCTTCTTATTACGCGAAGCGCGATTTGTTGTTAGCCAGGCAATATGTAAATCCGGCAATTAAAATTTCTTCAAAGGCGAAATACAAAAGAGGATTGGGAGATTCTTATTCAATTATATGCAATATCCTTATGAATAGTGGGAAATTTGATTCTGCAATTTATTATAATTCTTTGGCTGCTCAAACTTGGGAGGAATTAGGAAACCGTCCCAGGGTGGTTGCCATGCATGGATTTAGAGGAGATGTGGAAGAAGCAGCTGGTGATTATCATTTGGCGCGTAAAACCTTTAGTGCATGCGTTCAAGAATATGCTGAAATAGGAGATACCATTAATATGGCTGATGCTTATATACACCTAGCTCGAATGGCGATGGATAATGGTAAGTTAGATCAAGCTATGGAAATGTTTTTGAAGGCAAAGCAGTTATTTGAGCTATGTAGACATGAATGGGGTTTAGTAGTAGTGATGAATGATATGTGTACGCTTTATGGAGAGCGCAAGCAATTCGATAAAAAAATCAATGCTCAACGTAAAGTAGTAGAGTTATGTTATAAAGTTGGAAAATCTAACGAGGCTATTATAGGAATTGATAATTTGGGAACTGCATTTTTATCGGTTAACAATCTCGATTCAGCAGAATTTTATTTTATGAAAGCTTATCATTTATTAAAAGATTTACCTGAACATCGGGGACGTCCTTTAGTTTGGTCTCATCTGGCCGTGATCAATCATTTAAGAAACAGGCTGCCACAGGCAGAAAAATATTATTTTGAAACTAAGGCCATGTATGAAGCTGTAAATAATATGTCGTCATTAGCGGCTGTTTTCACAAATTTGGGAGAACTTTACTTTGATATGAAAAAATATAATCTATCAGAGGAGTATTATTTAAAGTCGAAAGAAATACATGAGAAATTGGATGCAAAACCTTCGCTTGAAAATGTATATAACGGATTAAGGAAATTATACCATGCTTTGGGTAAACATGATCTTTCTTTTGAATACGGCACAAAGCTTGTGGCATTAAAAGACACTTTATATCTTGAGAATAATCAAAAAGCGGTGGAAGAAATGGAGGCCAAGTTTAATAGTGATCAAAAAGAAAAAGAATTGGAATTGAAAGATAGTCAGCTATCTAATCAACGATCGGAGATCAAATCTCAAAATTTACAGAAAATGATACTTGCGATTGGCGCATCTACTTTATTAGTAATAGGAATTCTTTTATTAGTTGGAATGAATCGTAAAAGAAAAGCGAATTTGTTACTTGAATCTCAGAAGGAAGAAATTCTAAGTCAGAAACACATTATTGAAGAAAAGAATAAAGACATTACAGATTCTATACGTTATGCTAAACGAATTCAAGAGGCCATTCTGCCTGCTGATGAATTGGTGGATGCAGCTCTGCCGGAACATTTTATATTATATGAGCCTAAAGATATTGTGAGTGGTGATTTTTATTGGGTACAAAAACACGGTGATTTGAGTTTATTTGCTGTTGCCGATTGTACCGGTCATGGAGTTCCGGGCGCATTGATGAGTGTAGTTTGCAGTAACGCATTAAGTAGGGCAGTAAATGAAAAAAAGATATTTTCTCCAGCTTTAATATTAGATGAGATAAGTGCAATGATTAATGATACACTCAGGCAACAGCGGCAAGATAGTACGATTAGAGATGGAATGGATATTGGTTTATGTGTTTTGAATAGAAGAAACGGAAAATTACTGTACGCCGGTGCCAACAATCCGGTTTACTTGGTAAAGCATGGTGAACTTCTTTCATTGCCGGCAAACAAGCAACCGGTGGGTTCATTTTTAGAAGATTATGTTAAGCCTTTTACAGAACAAGAGGTTCAGTTGGAAAAAGGTGACTTGCTTTTTGTTTTCAGTGATGGATTTGCAGATCAATTTGGTGGGGAGAAAGGAAAAAAAATGAAGTATAAGCGACTACAGGAGCTAATTAGGCAGAGTAAAGAACTTCCTATGAAAGAAATTAAAAATAAACTTTTAAGTGAATTCAAAGAGTGGAAAGGAAGCCGAGAACAGGTGGATGATGTTTGCATACTCGGCATCCGAATGAGGGAGATTGCAAATTCGTAATTTGAATCAATTACACTTCAATTCAGTGGCCAATGCATTAAAATCAACCCCGTCAAAGTTACCGCTGCTCATCATTAATAGTACTTTATCTTTCCAATTTTGAGATTTTAGAAAAGTAGTAACCGCGTTACTTTCGGTAAAAACCATTAAATCCTTTCTCTTGAATGCATTTTGTACTTGTTCGGGATTTATTGCTTTTAGTTTTTTATGGGCAATGGTGTGCGGGTTAAAATAAACAAGAGCCACATCAGCCGCATTCATGGCACCATTGTACTCCTTTAAAAATTCTTCGGTTAAACTACTAAAAGTGTGCAGTTCCATGCAAGCAATTAATTTCCGATTTTTGAATTGATCTTTCACGGCAGAAGTAGTGGCTTTTAATTTAGAAGGCGAGTGCGCAAAATCTTTATAAAAATTAAAATTTTCGTTTTTAAAAACCAACTCAAGTCGTTTGGATGCACCCTTAAATGTTCGCATGGCCTCAAAAAACTTTTCATGGTTAATGCCAATTTTTTCGCATACGATTTTGGCACCGTTTAAATTCATTAAGTTATGATTACCAAAAATTTCCAAAGGAATATTAGCGTTTTTCGTTTGAAGATAGGTAATGCCATTTTCTATCTGATTGGCAGGAATTCCGTAAGGATGCTTGGATATAGCATTCTGAAAATTTTCAGCACACAGTTGATTCAATATTTGGTCTTCGCTGCAATATATTAAATGACCGTTTGGTTCAATGAGTTCAATAAATTTTCTGAATTGATCAATGTAATTTTCGAAAGTTGGAAAAACATTAATGTGATCCCAGGCTATTCCACTTAGTATGGCAATGTTAGGATGATACAAATGAAATTTAGGTCTCCTGTCAATCGGAGAAGCCAAATATTCATCCCCTTCAATTACTGCAAATTTAGCGGTTTTCGAAAACCGAACCATGGTATCAAAGCCTTCCAGTTGTGCGCCCACCATAAAATCGGTTTCTATTCCGGCTTCTTTCATTACATGTAAAATCATGGAGGTGATGGTCGTTTTACCATGACTGCCGCCAATTACAATGCGAATTTTATCTTTTGTGGCTTCGTAAATGTATTCTGGATAAGAGAAAATTTTTAATCCCAATTCTTTGGCTTTAATTAATTCAGGATTATCAGCTCGGGCATGCATACCAACTATTATTTCATCCAAATCATTGGTAATTTTTTCGGGAAACCAACCAATTTTTTCTGGTAAAAGCCCTTTTTTTTGTAAACGTGATTTGCTGGGCTCGTTAATTTCATCATCGCTGCCTGTAATTTGATAAGCCATTTCATGTAAGGCCAGCGCCATGTTGTGCATGGCGCTTCCACCAATTGCAATCAGATGAACTTTTTTCATACCTAAAAACCTGAAAGTAGTTTATAAATCTGATTTTGAATATTTAAAGCTTCTTGAATTCTTAACAAAGTAAATTTAATATCTGAAGGTTAAGAATTGTACAAAATGCTTCGAAAAGGATTGCCGTTTAAAAGCTTTTGACTATCTTGCCTTGTTTTGAAAATAAATAAGATATTAAGTATTCTATTGATTTTTGCTGCATTGGGAGCAAGCGCGCAAGGGAAGAGGAGTAATGTTGGTAAAAAGAAAAAGCCAATCGTTTACAATAAAAACAAAAAAGAGGAGAAACCACATTGGGTGTTTGGACTTGGGTGGAAC contains:
- a CDS encoding SpoIIE family protein phosphatase, producing MIKDLAVKIKKSTSILKIGLVFFTIASFHAQNRKLDSLKSLLNDPIDSTRAKAHNSLASYYAKRDLLLARQYVNPAIKISSKAKYKRGLGDSYSIICNILMNSGKFDSAIYYNSLAAQTWEELGNRPRVVAMHGFRGDVEEAAGDYHLARKTFSACVQEYAEIGDTINMADAYIHLARMAMDNGKLDQAMEMFLKAKQLFELCRHEWGLVVVMNDMCTLYGERKQFDKKINAQRKVVELCYKVGKSNEAIIGIDNLGTAFLSVNNLDSAEFYFMKAYHLLKDLPEHRGRPLVWSHLAVINHLRNRLPQAEKYYFETKAMYEAVNNMSSLAAVFTNLGELYFDMKKYNLSEEYYLKSKEIHEKLDAKPSLENVYNGLRKLYHALGKHDLSFEYGTKLVALKDTLYLENNQKAVEEMEAKFNSDQKEKELELKDSQLSNQRSEIKSQNLQKMILAIGASTLLVIGILLLVGMNRKRKANLLLESQKEEILSQKHIIEEKNKDITDSIRYAKRIQEAILPADELVDAALPEHFILYEPKDIVSGDFYWVQKHGDLSLFAVADCTGHGVPGALMSVVCSNALSRAVNEKKIFSPALILDEISAMINDTLRQQRQDSTIRDGMDIGLCVLNRRNGKLLYAGANNPVYLVKHGELLSLPANKQPVGSFLEDYVKPFTEQEVQLEKGDLLFVFSDGFADQFGGEKGKKMKYKRLQELIRQSKELPMKEIKNKLLSEFKEWKGSREQVDDVCILGIRMREIANS
- a CDS encoding peptidoglycan synthetase → MKKVHLIAIGGSAMHNMALALHEMAYQITGSDDEINEPSKSRLQKKGLLPEKIGWFPEKITNDLDEIIVGMHARADNPELIKAKELGLKIFSYPEYIYEATKDKIRIVIGGSHGKTTITSMILHVMKEAGIETDFMVGAQLEGFDTMVRFSKTAKFAVIEGDEYLASPIDRRPKFHLYHPNIAILSGIAWDHINVFPTFENYIDQFRKFIELIEPNGHLIYCSEDQILNQLCAENFQNAISKHPYGIPANQIENGITYLQTKNANIPLEIFGNHNLMNLNGAKIVCEKIGINHEKFFEAMRTFKGASKRLELVFKNENFNFYKDFAHSPSKLKATTSAVKDQFKNRKLIACMELHTFSSLTEEFLKEYNGAMNAADVALVYFNPHTIAHKKLKAINPEQVQNAFKRKDLMVFTESNAVTTFLKSQNWKDKVLLMMSSGNFDGVDFNALATELKCN